The Spirochaetota bacterium genomic interval GGCTTATTATAGTAGGGATTGACCTGGAGCACGCCGTCAACGCCGGCCTCTTCCGCTTCCCGGGAGAGGCAGATGGCCTCCTCGGTGGAATTGGCGCCGGTTCCGGCAATGACCTTTACCTTACCGCCCACCAGCTTTACCACGCGGCGGATGAACTCCTTGTGCTCGTCGAACGATACGGTCGGAGACTCCCCGGTGGTCCCCATCGGGACGATGCCATCGACCCCTTTCGCTATCTGCATCGCCACGATGTTTTCCAGGGCTTCGTAATCAATGGTGCCGTTCCTGAACGGCGTAATCAACGCGGTATACACACCTTCGAACATAGCCTTGTCCATATATTATTTTTTCTTCTTTTTTTCAGCTTTTTCAATTGCCGAAACATCGCCTCGGGCTGCGGCCACGGCACTCAGCTGTTCATTGAAAAAATCAATGTTAAACTTCTTGTTTTGAAAATCATCGTCGAAAAGATAGAGCAACAGCACGCGGTCCGCCTTCAGCTCGTTCTCACGGGCCGGAAAGGCGTGGACCTTTACCCATTCCTTGCCGGCTGAAACCACGATTCTGACTTCCTCGCCCTTTTTCAGCTTTTTCCCTTCAACATCCATGTCTTTCCTCAGGACATAGACCTTCTTTTCATAGGCCTTCAGCGCGTCCACGCTCCCCTTCTCGATGAAAAAGGAGTCGCAGGACACGAACACAAACAATACCGCCATAAAAGGCATAAACAGTCGTTTCAGCACGTTATTCTCCGCCATGTATAGTTCAGCACCAGTATAATTATACCGGGAAGGCCATTGTCAACAATTTATTGCTATCCCCGCCGAGGCGTCATTTATGATACGCGGTGCCGATCCCGGTGGCGATCAGCTTGTCTTTGGCGCCCCGGACCTGAATGCTCCATACGGATACCTTGCGGCCGACATTGACCGGGGTCGCCTCGGCGAATATCTTCTCGCCGTCGACGGCCGAGGAGAGGTAGTTGATATTGAAATTCACCGCAATGGCCATGACACCGGTGCTGTTGCAAGCCACGGCAAAGGCCTGGTCCGCCAGGGCATGAATGAAGGCCCCGTGGGCGCGCTCCACGGCGTTCATGTATTCCGGCCTGACCGTGATGCCGACGCGGCCGTAGCCTTCCCTCACCTCCTCAACCTCGATGCCGAGGTAAGTCGCGAAGGGATCGCGTCCCACGACATCACGGGCATATTCTATTGGGTTGTCGACAGTTTGCGGTTTCGTCATGAGGATTCCTCGTCGTATCAAGTTGGTGCACGGCATGCCGTGCCCCTATCTATAATGTGTACAGTTCCCGGATATCGGTGTCCTTCGTCACCGGTTGGCCTCCCGCCCCGATAACCTGGTTGCGGTATTTCACCACCGATATCACTTCCTGCGTCTCGATATGATGGATGGTCTTCAATTGCTTCATCTCGTTCAGGAGCTTCCGGTACTCGTCATAGTCGCTGACTATCACTTCGATGGTGAACGAATTTTCCCCCTGCACGTGGAGAACGGAATACACGATTGGACTCTTCGTAAGGAGCTTCAGCAGGGCATCATCATGGTGGGGGTTGTCGATCTTGACGAAAAAGTGATACCGCTGGTCCAGGGCGAGATAATCCCCCAGGGAATAATCGTCTTTCTTTTTATGCACATCGATGATCCGCTGCGTCTGCATGGATATGATCGCCGGGGTCCCCGATGCCAGCTTGATCGATTTCATCCGGTTCACCCAGCCGGAGAGCTGTTCCTTGCTGTCAAAATTCGCATCGATGAGGTAGCTGTATCGTCCCATGATATGGTATATGGACACGATATGCCTGTCGCTTTCAAGGGTCGCAACGATATCGCCGCTCTCTCCCCAGTTCTGTATAAGGACAAGCGCGTGAATGATGGAATCAGTCATGGCTCCCCTCCCCTGGTTCATTAATATTTTAAAACATACAAATAGCTGTTTCTTCATTTTTAGTCAAGATTATTTCTGTTTCAACAATTAAAATAAGGTAACCTCGGAAAATCAAATTCGGATATTCCTGTCAATTGCGGCATGCGGGACATTCTGTCCCTCTGGCGCCATTCTCCTGTTGTCAGAGCGACTAAAAATAAAAAAATCCTTGTATTTTTATTGAAAAGTGCCTCCTGATATTCATATTGTCCATAATCGCACCAGGTGAAGTTTTGAGACCCAACTTTGTTATCATTTTGCTGATATGCCTCGGAACATGGACGGCCGGATGTTTTGACCGGGTCCCCCGCAACGGGGCCGCCCCGGCGCAGCAGGGCGTCATGGACCTCTCCAGCCTTGACTTCTGCAAAGGGGAAACGGTCAAACTAGACGGTCAGTGGGAATTCTACTGGCACAGGCTCCTCGCCGCCGCAGACCTTCAGAAGACGCCCCCTCCTGAAAGGGACGGTTTTATCAACCTCCCCTCTGCCTGGAACGACTACGCCATCAAGGGGAAAAAACCGGGAGGAGACGGCTTCGCCACCTACTGGTTGACCGTCATCCTGCCCCCCGATACCGGGCCGATCTCCTTCAGGCTCCTTGACATGCGCACGGCCTATGCCCTCTTCGTCAATGGCGAGAGGATCGCCTCCAACGGGATCGTGGGAACTACACGGGGACAATCGAAACCGCAGTACCTCCCGGTCGTAGCGGATTACACGCCGAAAACGGACCGCATGGATATCATCCTCCAGGTATCGAACTATCACCATGGGAGGGGCGGCGCCTTTCATTCGATAACAATCGGCAATAAAAAAATGATTAACGCAGCGCGCGATGTGAGCCTGTCGTTCCAGATATTCATGCTTGGAAGCCTCCTCATCATGGCCTTTTACCATGTGGGATTGTACCTGCTCCGGAGGAAAGACCGGCTGCCCCTCTACCTGGGGCTTTTCTGCCTCCTCATCGGCATACGGCCCCTGGTGAACGGCGAGTTCTTCCTGATACAACTCGCGCCGGGTTTTCCCTGGGAGCTGATGCTGAAGATCGAGGTCCTGACCCTCTACCTGGGGCTCCCGCTGTTCAGCATGTTCATGAATTCACTGTTCCCCTTCGAATTCCCTGACAAGATACTGCGTCCCATACAGGTCATAGGCGCAATCTTCTCATTGGTGGTCATGGTTACGCCCGCGTACATTTACTCCAAGACCGTGGTGCCCTATGAAATCATCACCCTCATGGCCAGCATCTATTCCGTGTACGCAATCATGGTCGCGTTCAGCCGGAAGCGGGAGGGCTCGGGGATCTTCATCGCCGGCATCCTGGTGCTCTTCGTGACCGTGGTGAACGAGATACTCTACGACAACATGATCGTCAACACCGGCAATTTCTTTCCCTTCGGCCTGTTTATATTCGTCCTCTCCCAGGCGCTCCTCCTGTCGATGCGCTTTTCAAAGGCCTTCGTATCAGTGGAGCGGCTGTCCAGGGAGCTGGAAACCAACAACATGCAGCTCGTCAACATGGACAAGCTGAAGGACGAATTCCTGGCCAACACGTCCCACGAGCTCCGCACGCCGCTGAACGGCATCATCGGCATAGCGGAATCGCTCCTTGACGGAGCAGCGGGGCAGCTCCCGGAAATGGTGAGCTCCAACCTGGCCATGGTCATATCGAGCGGTCGCCGCCTCAGCAACCTCATCAGCGATCTCCTGGACTTTTCCAAGCTCCGCAACAAGGACATCACCCTCAAGATGAAGGCCGTAGACATTAAGACGCTGGCGGACGTCGCCGTCGACCTGACGGGCCACCTGAAGGGCGAGAAGGACATCCGCGTCATCAACTCGATACCGGCGGACATTCCCCTCATGATGGCGGATGAGGACAGGATGCAGCAGATCCTGATAAACCTGATCGGCAACGCCATCAAGTTCACGGACACGGGGAGCGTGGAGATATCCGCGCAGGTGCTGGTGGGCGAGAACCCGGAATACTCCCTGATGGAGGTCTCGGTGACCGACACCGGCATCGGCATTCCGGAGGACAAGTTACCGGTGATCTTCCAGCCCTTCGAGCAGGTCGACGGCTCCATCTCCCGGCTCTACAACGGGACCGGCATCGGCCTGTCCATCACCAAGGACCTCCTCAGGCTCCATGGCGGGTATATCGAGGTGGAATCCGAGCCCGGCAAGGGATCGTCCTTCATTTTCCGGATCCCGATCCGCAGGCCCCCCGAGACCCAGGAGCAGGTGCCGCAGTCGTCCGAGGCAAAGGCCCGGGTAAAGAAGAAAAACTGGAGGGAGAATATCCCGGCCGCCGCCGGCGCGCCCTTCGATCCCCTCGCCTTCGCGCCGATAATCGATCAGCCGACGATCCTTGTCGTGGACGACGATCCGGTGAACCTGCAGGTGCTGGAGAACCAGCTCTCGGTCCAGAGCTACACCGTGGTCAAATCGACCAGCGGCGCCGACGCCCTCGACAAGATCAACACCGGCCTGAACCCGGACCTGGTGATCCTCGACGTCATGATGCCGAAGATGTCAGGCCTGGACGTATCGCGCATCATCCGGGAGCGCTATTCGCTCCTGGACCTCCCCATCATGATGCTGACGGCGAAAAGCCGCGTATCCGACGTGACCACCGGCCTTGACGCCGGGGCCAATGACTACCTGTCAAAGCCCTTTGATAAGACCGAGCTCCTCGCCAGGGTTGAGACCCTGATACGCCTGAAAAAGACCGTCGACGAGAACAAGAAGCTCGCGTCGATCAAGCAGGAGATAGAGCTGGCCAGGAAGATCCATTTCGCCACCATCCCGGAGGAGCTCCCGAAGGTCCCGGGCCTCGACATAGTCGTGAAATACATACCCATGCAGATCATAGGCGGCGATTTTTACGATTTTCACAGGATCGACGAGCACCGGATCGGGGCCTTCATCTCAGATATTTCCGGCCACGGTATACCGGCCGCCATCATCGCGTCGATGGTCAAGATAGCCTTCTCCATGTTGAAGGA includes:
- a CDS encoding type II secretion system-associated lipoprotein, whose protein sequence is MLKRLFMPFMAVLFVFVSCDSFFIEKGSVDALKAYEKKVYVLRKDMDVEGKKLKKGEEVRIVVSAGKEWVKVHAFPARENELKADRVLLLYLFDDDFQNKKFNIDFFNEQLSAVAAARGDVSAIEKAEKKKKK
- a CDS encoding PaaI family thioesterase, translated to MTKPQTVDNPIEYARDVVGRDPFATYLGIEVEEVREGYGRVGITVRPEYMNAVERAHGAFIHALADQAFAVACNSTGVMAIAVNFNINYLSSAVDGEKIFAEATPVNVGRKVSVWSIQVRGAKDKLIATGIGTAYHK
- a CDS encoding Lrp/AsnC family transcriptional regulator: MTDSIIHALVLIQNWGESGDIVATLESDRHIVSIYHIMGRYSYLIDANFDSKEQLSGWVNRMKSIKLASGTPAIISMQTQRIIDVHKKKDDYSLGDYLALDQRYHFFVKIDNPHHDDALLKLLTKSPIVYSVLHVQGENSFTIEVIVSDYDEYRKLLNEMKQLKTIHHIETQEVISVVKYRNQVIGAGGQPVTKDTDIRELYTL
- a CDS encoding SpoIIE family protein phosphatase; translation: MRPNFVIILLICLGTWTAGCFDRVPRNGAAPAQQGVMDLSSLDFCKGETVKLDGQWEFYWHRLLAAADLQKTPPPERDGFINLPSAWNDYAIKGKKPGGDGFATYWLTVILPPDTGPISFRLLDMRTAYALFVNGERIASNGIVGTTRGQSKPQYLPVVADYTPKTDRMDIILQVSNYHHGRGGAFHSITIGNKKMINAARDVSLSFQIFMLGSLLIMAFYHVGLYLLRRKDRLPLYLGLFCLLIGIRPLVNGEFFLIQLAPGFPWELMLKIEVLTLYLGLPLFSMFMNSLFPFEFPDKILRPIQVIGAIFSLVVMVTPAYIYSKTVVPYEIITLMASIYSVYAIMVAFSRKREGSGIFIAGILVLFVTVVNEILYDNMIVNTGNFFPFGLFIFVLSQALLLSMRFSKAFVSVERLSRELETNNMQLVNMDKLKDEFLANTSHELRTPLNGIIGIAESLLDGAAGQLPEMVSSNLAMVISSGRRLSNLISDLLDFSKLRNKDITLKMKAVDIKTLADVAVDLTGHLKGEKDIRVINSIPADIPLMMADEDRMQQILINLIGNAIKFTDTGSVEISAQVLVGENPEYSLMEVSVTDTGIGIPEDKLPVIFQPFEQVDGSISRLYNGTGIGLSITKDLLRLHGGYIEVESEPGKGSSFIFRIPIRRPPETQEQVPQSSEAKARVKKKNWRENIPAAAGAPFDPLAFAPIIDQPTILVVDDDPVNLQVLENQLSVQSYTVVKSTSGADALDKINTGLNPDLVILDVMMPKMSGLDVSRIIRERYSLLDLPIMMLTAKSRVSDVTTGLDAGANDYLSKPFDKTELLARVETLIRLKKTVDENKKLASIKQEIELARKIHFATIPEELPKVPGLDIVVKYIPMQIIGGDFYDFHRIDEHRIGAFISDISGHGIPAAIIASMVKIAFSMLKDVADQPGQLMKEINRILTGNIENGFVTAGYALIDKSAMKLYYIRSGHEPLMIYRKNSNTIEEIAPAGRLIGYAWADNYEMSESAIEPGDRVILYTDGLLEVYNKEREIISMNFLKNAIIRGRELSATDLTDSLAGLLRRWRGLDEELEDDITIVVIDIL